In Candidatus Neomarinimicrobiota bacterium, a single window of DNA contains:
- a CDS encoding tail fiber domain-containing protein, translating into MFKKIILCFAFFFSSFALAQITINSSGHATFGGNVTVNGFAAIGTSPSLSYRLRINNYNGASSIAGLYVLSVGESGTIVNRGVYGKATCSNGYINYGIYGYASGGAINWAGYFAGNVYTTGSYQSSDERMKKNIKPLNKKEILSKIEQLKPVRFQFLSESELREKGLPALNAKRGYHMGLIAHEVEKIFPEVVIDVPQPIEDENGEVNEESEIVNTKAINYQELTVALLAALQELQKRIEKLEKQMSTGGNY; encoded by the coding sequence ATGTTTAAGAAAATTATTCTTTGTTTTGCATTTTTCTTCTCTTCGTTTGCTTTAGCACAAATTACAATTAATAGTTCCGGTCATGCAACTTTTGGTGGAAATGTAACTGTTAACGGGTTTGCTGCAATAGGCACTTCTCCTTCCTTATCATATCGACTACGTATCAATAATTATAATGGAGCTAGCTCTATTGCGGGTCTATATGTCCTTAGTGTTGGAGAATCGGGAACGATTGTAAATCGAGGAGTATATGGTAAAGCTACTTGCTCTAATGGATATATTAATTATGGAATATACGGCTATGCGTCGGGAGGTGCAATTAATTGGGCTGGTTATTTTGCAGGAAATGTCTATACCACCGGTTCTTATCAATCCTCTGATGAGCGAATGAAGAAAAATATAAAACCACTGAATAAGAAAGAAATACTTTCTAAGATTGAACAATTAAAACCTGTACGTTTTCAGTTTTTGAGTGAATCGGAACTACGTGAAAAAGGTCTCCCGGCTTTAAATGCAAAAAGAGGATATCATATGGGGCTCATAGCCCATGAAGTGGAAAAGATATTTCCTGAAGTTGTGATTGACGTTCCACAACCCATCGAAGATGAGAATGGAGAGGTAAATGAAGAGTCGGAAATTGTAAATACCAAAGCAATTAATTACCAGGAATTAACGGTAGCCTTATTGGCTGCATTACAAGAATTGCAGAAAAGGATTGAAAAGCTGGAAAAACAAATGTCAACGGGAGGTAATTACTAA